Genomic DNA from Funiculus sociatus GB2-C1:
AAATGACTAGCTTGCCAGACCTGGAAAAAAACCTGGTACAGGCAGAAGAACTGATCGATCTTGCCGTGCGGCAGGGTGCCGAGTTAGTGAGCTTGCCAGAAAACTTTTCCTTCCTGGGAAAAGAGGAAGATAAGATTGCTCTTGGGGATGCGATCGCCACAAAGAGCGAAAAATTCCTCAAAACAATGGCACAGCGCTTTCAAATTACCATCTTAGGGGGCGGGTTCCCGGTTCCCGTTGACAGCCAAAAAGTCTATAACACCGCCCTGCTCATCGATCCTTCAGGGCAAGAACTCGCCCGTTACGAAAAAGTGCATCTATTTGATGTTAACTTGCCCGACGGCAACACCTACCGAGAATCTAGCACAGTTATGGCTGGCACTCGCATACCGCCAGTTTATCCCTCAAAGCACTTAGGTAATTTAGGACTCTCGGTGTGTTACGATGTCCGTTTTCCGGAACTTTATCGGCACTTGGCGCAGATGGGAGCCGACATTTTCTTTGTCCCAGCTGCCTTCACCGCCTACACTGGCGCATACCACTGGCAAGTATTACTCCAAGCCAGAGCAATTGAAAACACCTGCTACATTATCGCCCCAGCCCAGACTGGGCAACACTATGCCTTGCGGCAGACTCACGGACACGCGATGATTATTGATCCTTGGGGTGTTATTTTAGCGGATGCGGGGGATGCACCGGGGGTAGCGATCGCAGAAATCAACCCCTCTCGCCTCGAACAAGTCCGCCGTCAGATGCCTTCCCTGCAACATCGAGTTTTCATGTAACTTCTCCTTAACAATACTGGCGATATGCGAATAAAGCTGCTTGCCGCCAGTATTGTTGAATGGAAAAAGTCCCGCGAAGTGTTAACACCCACACTTTGCACCTTACTGACCAGGCTTTTTTGGCTTAGTAGTATTTTGGGTGCTAGTATTTTTCGGGGCGCTTCCCTGCCGTCTTGCGGGCTTGCCAATGTTAGAAGGCTGAAACTTTTTCTTAGTAGCCATAAAAATAACAAACTCTTGAAAAACAACGATATGCAGTTCTACAAGGTTGCTCTGGTTGGTTCCTGAAAGTTTGCCAAGCCACTCTTTTGATATACAAAAACGGGTAGCTAAAAAGCTACCCGCCAAGGAAAATTTTCTATTTTAGATTGGCGATTAACCCAAAATCCAAAATTTGCTTAGACAGTCAAAGCCTTCTTGGTGACAGCGCTCAACTCGCCTTTAGCATACTTAGCAGCGAAATCATCCAAAGACACCTGCTTAATTTTGGTGCCTTGACCAGCTGCGCCAAATTGCTGATAGCGATCGCCACAAACCTTCTGCATATACTTGATAGAAGGCTTGAGGAAGTGGCGGGGGTCAAACTCCTTAGTATCTTTGGCAAGGGCTTCGCGCACTGCTGCTGTGATAGCCAAGCGGTTATCAGTGTCGATGTTCACTTTCCGAACACCGCTCTTGATACCCTTTTGAATTTCTTCTACAGGTACACCGTAGGTTTCTGGAATTGTACCGCCATACTGGTTAATCAGAGCCAGTAGGTCTTCCGGCACAGAGGAGGAACCGTGCATCACTAGGTGCGTGTTCGGCAGACGGCTGTGGATTTCTTCAATGCGGCTGATAGCCAGGATTTCCCCAGTCGGCTTGCGGGTAAACTTGTAAGCACCGTGGCTGGTACCAATAGCAACCGCCAAAGCATCTACTTGAGTTTGTTCCACGAAGGCAACGGCTTCGTCTGGGTCAGTCAGCAGCTGGTCGTGAGAGAGAACTCCTTCCGCACCGTGACCATCTTCTTTGTCACCCATGCCAGTTTCCAGAGAACCCAAGCAACCCAGTTCGCCTTCGACGCTAACGCCGATGGAGTGTGCAACTTCTACCACTTTCCGGGTGACTTCGACGTTGTACTCGAAGCTGGCTGGAGTCTTAGCATCTGCTTCTAAGGAGCCATCCATCATGACGCTGGTAAAACCGTGGCTCATGGCAGAGTAGCAGGTAGATGGTGAATTACCATGATCTTGGTGCATGGCAATGGGGATGTGGGGGTAAGTTTCCACTGCCGCTAAAATCAGATGGCGCAGAAAGTTTTCTCCAGCATACTTGCGAGCGCCGCGAGAGGCTTGCAAAATCACGGGACTATTTGTTTCATGGGCAGCCTGCATAATTGCCTGGATCTGCTCCATGTTATTTACGTTATAAGCAGGGATGCCGTAATCGTTTTCGGCCGCGTGATCCAACATCAGCCGCATTGGTACGAGCGCCATAATATATGATCCTCCTAGTTAGTGGTCGTCAAGTTAATTTGTTCTAGACGAGCGAAATTATTACGATAATCTTAAGATAGTTTACCAGTCTCTAGGGAATTATCTTAGTCAATTCATAGATTATCCCTAACTACAGCAACTATAAACTTGTTTTATATACCAAGCGCGAGAAAGTAGAAAATTCTTTTTTCTGCCTTTTGTCTTTTTATATTTGTTTTTATATTTATATGGGTCGCCCGGGATTCGAACCCGGAACTATTCGGTTAAAAGCCGAGTACTCTACCGTTGAGTTAGCGACCCGAAGAAATTTGTGTTTTTCGCACCGTTCATAACGATAACACGAATTACTAGAAATGCAAAACTTTTTTCAGACAAAATTTATGGCTAGGCGCACAAGTGTCTCCAAACTGGCTCCTGGTTCCAGGTGAATTAGTTGCTCACCAGTATTTAGCGCATTGCGGGCCGCACTCCAAGGTTCTATGCAGTAAAAATCTTTGCCTTTGACCGTCCAGAAGACAAAGGTGGAATAGTTGTTGTCCCAGTTGAGGGTCAGCTGTAAGTGACGAGCGCGATCGCTAACTGTGGCAGAATTCCCACTAAGCTGTCGAAAAGCAACATCAATTTCATCAGCGTCTAAGTCAAAGGCACCAGTAAACGAATGGGTTTGGTGGGTGCGCTGATCCAGGTATTCCGTACCGGGGATTTCAAAGCTTAGTTGAGTCTTTTCCGGTGTCCAGAAGTAAGGATGCAAACCTGTGGAAAAGGGCATCACTGTCCCTGAGTGATTGGTGTAGCGCTGTCGAATTTCTAGCGTATTGCCCAACAGAACGTAGGTGAAGGCGAGTTGAAAGTCAAAAGGGTAAACGGCGCGTGTGGAGTCGTTGCTGTTTAGGATAAGGGTAAGGCTTGCTTTGTCTTGAGTCTCTTGGTCAGTGACTTCCCAAGGCTGTTCGCGGGCAAAGCCATGTTGCTTGAGATGGTATGACTGACCGTTGATAGTGTATGTATTTTCGGGTAAATTCCCGCAAATCGGAAAGAGAATCGGAATCCCACCTCTGACACTCAAGTCTGGATTGGCAAACCGCTCTGCATCTAGGTAGAGGATTTCCTGACCTTTGAGACGTAGGCTGGCGATAATGCCGCCTCGTTCGGGAACAACCTCTAGGTGAGATTGGGCGGCTTGGTCTGAGAGGACATAGGTTTTGTATTGCTGCTGCTTAATGGCGATCTCAAACACGGTTTTGTTTTCCCACTTATCGGGTGATCAGCTACCAGTCTCAAACTTTAACAAACTTTTATACCCATCCTCATTAAGTTTATGCCTTTTTAACAGTTGTTCTTCTAAGCTGTCACTAAGAGATGGGCAATATATTTTACTTCGGTCAAACGCTGGAGTCTCCATGCACAAATCAGCAAGAGCGAACAGTCAATCAGTAAACCCTCAAATAGCTCGCCTTAGCTGTGACGCAAATCACAGGTGAATACCGCCTAAAATCACACTTAATGACCGATTTCAATCAATATCCACGTTTGAAAAGTATTAGATACTAAGAATACACACTCGAAGGATGCACGCCTACATCATGATTCGCACACTTGTACAATCGGCTTTCCAAACAGGTTGTCTCAGCGTTGCTTCAGAGGGATTGATTCGCCAGGTGCTGGTAAACAAATGCTACCAGTCATCGGATTTAGATGCTCTTCATGCCCTTTATGAGGCAGTGGATGCAGGTCAGATCAAAAGAGAGGCGGGTGCGGGTGTGGCAATGGTATCTTTAGGAGTCCTCGCTTTCAGACCCTTAGCAGAGGGCTGCAAAGCGTCTTGATTAATTTATTCAGGGATGCCGCAATACCGGAAAGCTACATATATTGATATATTCATAAAAATTTCTCCGTTCTAGCCGCCGACTTTGCCCAAGAATTATTAGAATGATTAATAAGAACTACCAATTGCAGCTTAGATGCGCTTCTTGGAAAAAACGCGAGTAGTAATGTCAAAATTGATGGCTGCCGCAGCTTGACTTGTTTCCCGTCGGTGCTTTTCTCATCAGTAACCTTCCATCTACTCTACTCAAAGCGCTTGCGTGAGACCCGCAACTATCGTAATTCAAGTTTTTCTAGTCAGCCAATGACCTTGAACGAGGATGGAAGCGAGCTTTTAAGAGAAGCAACTTGGCGTCTAGGAGCTTGTAGCTGGGGAGTATTGTGAAATTACAATCTTAAATACCACAGGATTCAAGCTAAACTTTGAGATTAAATCGGTAACATCATTTAGAACCCTCACTTTGAATTTTTGTCCTTACCCTCAATTCCCACATATTCCTAAAAATCGGCGCTGGGCAGACCAAAAGGCATCCTCGCCAGCCCAAAAACTGGATTTCCAGCCTGAACCTGGAAAGGAAATCCCACCTGCGAGATTTTGGAGAGCGAGTTGGAGGAAAAATTCTTTTTCCCTCTCCCTGTCGGGGAAAAATCCATATCCTCAAATTTGCTTCAAGTTTCGAGAATTTGGGGAAAAGTGGGTAAAGATGAAAAGTGGAACTTGCCAGAAGTGGGGCAGTCAAATCGTATCAAGTTGGAAAGAAGTTGTGTACCCAAAAATTGGTTCACAGGTTTCTTACGGATTAAAAACTTATCAGCTCAGGAGAAGCAACCCATGCTACACCGCAAGATTTATCAACTCTGTTGCGATGGTCGTGAGGTCTGTATTTTCTTGCGGGACCAACAACGCTGGATAGAACGCGCTCGCATTCTTGACATTGAAGGAGATTTAGTAACACTCCGGTATGAAACCGAAGAAGAAGATGAAGTTTGTTCTTGGGAAGAAATGGTTCGCTTGGAAAGCATCGGTGCTGTAACTCAGAAGTTGGCTTCAGTACCGCGAGGGAATGTGGAACCTCTTGTATCTGACGATTGCCCAGAAGCTGAGCAGATTCGTCCGAGTTTCCCAGACTCGAATCCAGATTAAACAGTTAAAAAGGCAAAATTTAACTTTTCAATTTTGCCTTTTTCACAATGAAACTCGAAGCCACCACCATAATCAGTACTCGGACTTGGTGGTCGTTACTTCACTCTTCACGACTTTCTAAGTCGGTATCAGAGGGTGTAGCGGCGGGATGCGCCGTTTCAAAAACTGGACAGTATCCCTCCGGTGTCACCTTAAAACCATAGAGGGGCGAGTCCTGGTTCCAACAGCGTTGCCCCCGTTGGTGCAGGCAATTGCCGCAGCATTCAATACTCAGGGGAACTTTGGCATCGCTGCTCTGACTAAGTAGTTCCCGTTGGGACAAGCCGCGCAATACCAGTTCTTCACCCTGCCATCGGGCTTCTACTAAACCAGTGTCAGAAAAGTTAGTAAAGCGGGGGTCTAGAGCGATCGCTTCTGGTAAAGTAATTGTCACCACAGCTCCCAATTCCGACAGTTCCCCTTCATAGCTGGTTTCTGGTGCCGCAGGTTGCACAAACGTCTCGCCTATCGGGAGTTCTACCAACGTTCCCGCGCCTGGAGAATGCAAGTGGTAGCGGTTGTGTAACTCCTCCAAACCAGTTAAATCAGCCAAATAAGTCGGGGAGCCGTGAACAAAAATTACGTGCTGCGGACGGAGATTATGGATCAACTGGGTGGTTCCCAAACCATCCGAATGCTGGGCCAGTAAATAGTCCTGAGCAATCAGTGCTTCGCCGCCAGTAATGAGGCTGTAGGGATATGGCATTGCCATGTTCCTACGTTGCTGAGGTTGTAATAATACCCAAGGCCCGGTGCCTGGTTGACAGTATTCCCTTAAATCATGACTTTCATCGGTGAGGACGATACAGGGAGACTTTCCAATTGAGGAACGCTGTTCTGAAGGCAACCGGCGCACACGAGGGCGCACCCGCTCATCCCAAAATAAAGATTGATGTCGGGCAAAATTTTGTACTGATGATGGGAGAGAGGGTAGCAGTTCCAGATAGGCATCGCAGCCAGCTGCAACGTTGCCATCTACCCAAATGTCTAAATTTTGACCAGTGAATAGGTGGTGACTCCGCAACAGCATTAGGAGTTCTTGCCCTAGCCCTAAAGTCGGGACGGGCATTAAGACAGATTTCGCCCCAGCGATCGCTTGATTAATTCGCTCTGCAAGGATGTTTTCTTGGTTTCGTCTGTGGGGATGACGTGCTGTGCCATAACTGCCTTCCACAATTAGCACATCAGGCTCTAAGCCGCGCAGAGCTTCCAGGGGCAAACCTTCCACCAGCCGGGAATTGGAGAGAAAGAAGTCACCTGTGTAAAGTAGCGAGTAGGTGCGTTGTGGAGCAGTGTAGGTAAGCAATATTGCTGCAGCGCCTGGTAAATGCCCGGCTGGGAACAATTCCGCCGCTAGTCCGGTTTGGAATTCCACAGGCGATCGCATCGGCAAAGCCTGACACAATTGTGGAATATCCTTAGTATCTACCTCTGGCCAATTCAGCGGCAGTAGTTGGGTTGTCACCTCACTGGCGTAAATTGGCAACTGTGGGAAAGCCTGACGTAACGCCAGTAACCCACGAGCATGATCCGAGTGTGCATGGCTGCACAGCACCAAATCTGCTGGAGGATTTCCTGCTTTCAAAAGCGGCGAAATATCCGCCAAACCACAGTCTAAAAGAACGCGGTATGGGCCCAACCGCACCAGCAAACATACCCCTTCGTCGCTATGACCAACGCCATAGGGCAAATAGGCTAGATCATCGTAGCCGTGAGATGATGCCGGGGGAGCTTGACTCATTATTCGATTGATATTTGCAATTTAAAATTGTGGATTCCGACTCAATCCAAATCGGTTTAAAATCCAAAATTAATTAATGGGCAGAACCGTTTCCATGATAGTTGTCTGAATCGTAGAATCCATTCTTGGTGCCAAAAAACAGGCACGATACAGTAAAAAGAATTGTTAATGCCACTAAAACCAGTTTCACATCCATTTGTTTTTATGTCCCCTAAGGCGTAATTAAGTATATTTACGATGAATTGTATCAAAAATAATCAAGTTGTAGAACTTTCCTGGCTAGAACGTCCATCCACGGAAGTTGCACCCGACCTAATTGGCTGTACGCTGGTACGGCAAATGGCAGACGGAGAAATTATCCGGGGGCTGATAGTGGAAACTGAAGCTTACGGAGAAAACGATCCAGCGTGTCATGCCTATCGGCGGCGAACTGGGCGAAACTCGGTGATGTTTGGGGAGGCGGGACGAACTTATGTTTATTTAATCTATGGGATGTATCATTGCCTCAACGTTGTGACAGACCGGGACGGCGTTCCTAGTGCAGTATTAATTCGGGCTTTGCAGCTAGAGTCATTACCCAGATGGATAAATGAGCGCGACCGAGTAAAACCATCACGAATTGCCGCTGGGCCCGGTAAACTCTGTCGCGCCTTGCAAATTGACAGCACTCTCAATGCACAAGTTCTACAACCCGGTCAACCTCTGTGGTTAGAACATCGCTCCTCAGAATTTACACCCGAAATCGTCCAGACGACTCGGATTGGTTTAACTCAGGGGATTGATTTGCCTTGGCGGTGGTATCTGGGAAACTGTCCGGCTGTTTCCAAACTCTAGAGATAAATTTCCTGTCCTTGGTCTGTGAAGCGGACATCTTTAATCTTCCACGCTTGATTACTAATCAGCGTTTTTCGCAAACTGCCGAATAGAGCGAATTGTTCGCAAGTTGACAAAGAGACAAACTTCCGTTCTTGATTGGGTGCCAGTCGCAAATCAACAGTAGCAACGCCACTTTTTTGATTAACCTTGACGCGATACCCAGCTAAATTGAAGTCGGCTGTGTCCCTTTCTTCCAAAACTTTACCAACTGCTGCTGCTACTGAATTTTTATCTGAGACAGCTACTTTTTCTGGCACTAATTCCTGACACTGATTATCCGGTTGGTAGATGGTGACAGTGATGGTGGTTCTTGAGGTCGTGGTAGTAGTTGTGCTAGCAGCAGTATTTGAAATTGTTGTTGGATTAACTGCGTTGTCTGTTTTGCGGTTGGTAGGAGTAGTAGTACAGCTACTTAGGTTGAGAACGATTACTCCAGTTAAAAGCGGGGCGATAGATTTTTTTATAAGTTGCATAATTTTTCAAACTTATATTTGGTATTTGGATAGATTGGTGCGATCGCGCCAATTGTGAAATGCACCTTGAGGGGATAGCATATATTTACTGGCATTGCTTAGCGATATCAGTGTAGATTTCTGCGGAATTTATGGACCGAAGTCCATTAGGTGACAGTAGTAAACTCCTCTAGCGTCTGGTGGGCGATCTAGTCTTTGCCAGCGCGTGGGGAGACTAGGAATAGGAAGGAAGAATGCTCACTCAAGAAGGACGTGTTGCACTGGCGGATATTGGCGACTTAAATCAGCTAAAGTCGGAATTGAATGGTTTGCCAGCGGTAGATGTGGGGGATTACATTGTAGAATTGCCTCCAGAAAAGCGGGCGATCGCATTCCGATTACTGAAGAAAGATCCGGCTATTGATGTATTTGAATATCTGCCGCCAGAGGTGCAGGAAGAATTGATTAATTCGCTGCATGACAACCAGGTGGTGCAAATTGTCGAGGCGATGCGCCCTGATGACCGGGCAGAATTGTTTGATGAGTTGCCAGCTGGAGTCGTAAGGCGGCTTTTGCAACAACTCAGCCCTTCGGAACGGCAAGCAACAGCGAGAATTCTGGGTTATCCAGAAGGTACTGCTGGGCGCGTGATGACTACAGAATATGTATGGTTGCGGGAAGGCTTAACGGTGGGAGAAGCCTTAAGCAAAATCCGTCTGAGTGACGAAGATAAGGAAACAATTTATTACGCCTACGTCACAGACAACAACCGCAAACTGGTTCGGGTGGTGTCTTTGCGGCAGCTGTTATTTTCAATTCCCGATGCCCTGATCCGTGATATTGCCAGCGATCGCGTTGTCAAAGCTACTACGGAAACGCCCCAGGAAGAAGTCGCGCAACTAATGAAGCGTTACGACCTGATTGCAGTACCTGTAGTTGACCGCGAAGACCGATTGGTGGGGATTATTACCATTGACGACGTGGTGGACATTCTAGAGGAGGAAGCAACCGAAGACATTCAGAAACTCGCTGGGGTGAGTGGTGGTGATGAAGCCGCTTTGTCGCCTCCCCACGTTACGCTTCGCAAGCGACTGCCGTGGTTGTTGGGTAATATTGGTTTGTATATTGGTGCGGCGAGTGCGATCGCGCCCTTCCAAGGTGTAATTTCGGTTGTGCCAGTTCTTGCGGTCATCATGCCGATTTTGTCCAACACCAGTGGCAATGTCGCTATTCAAGCTTTATCAGTGACAGTACGCGGACTCGGTGTAGGTGAAGTGACACCGGAAGATACGTTAAAAATTCTCCGCAAGGAAATCTTAGCGGGGTTGGGTACGGCTTTAGCTTTAAGTTTTGCCCTTGGCATCCTTTCGTTAATTTGGTCGCCGCCAAATGACCGATGGGTGGCTTTAGTTGCCGCAATGGTGATGGCTGTTAATGTTATCGTAGCCGCGACTTTGGGAACTTTGCTGCCAATGGGTTTGAAGCGGGTTAACCTCGATCCAGCTCTAATTAGCGGCCCGTTATTAACTACAATGCTGGATGCAGTGGGATTTTTGACCTTCTTATCGCTGATCTCGGTTGCTTTGAGGGTAGTAGCCCACAATTAAAAATGTAAAATTAAAAATTAAAAATGAAAGAACATATCTTGATTTTTTAATTTTTAATTTTTAATTATTTTTCTGATGCCTACTACCAATTGGACTCGTCACCACATTCTTTCCTTGGCAGATTTTACGCCAGATGAATACGACACTGTGCTGCAAACTGCTGCCAGTTTTCAAGAGGTGCTTTCGCGGCGCACGAAGAAAGTACCAACGCTACAAGGTCAGGTAGTCGCTAATTTGTTTTTTGAATCTTCTACCCGTACTCGCAGTAGTTTTGAACTGGCAGCAAAGCGCCTCTCTGCTGATACGCTGAATTTTGCAGCAGCAACGTCTTCTTTGACGAAGGGCGAGACAATTCTGGATACGGCGAAAACCTATCTGGCAATGGGTGCGGATATGATGGTGATTCGCCATCGGGAGGCGGGAGTGCCGCAAGCGATCGCCTTGGAAATGGATCGTTTGCGATCGCGGGTAGGTGTCCTCAATGCTGGTGATGGTCAGCACGAACACCCTTCCCAAGCACTCTTAGACTTGTTTACCATCTGCACTCTTTTAGACCCAGGCCACCCGCGACTCGAACTCCTCAAAGACAAAAAAATTGTCATTGTTGGCGATATTCTCCACTCGCGGGTAGCCAGATCGAATATCTGGAGTTTGACAGCGACAGGCGCAGAGGTTCATCTAGCTGGGCCACCCACTCTTTTACCCCAGCTTTTTGCTGCCTACGGTAGCCAGGGACTTGAGGGAGAGGCAATTCCCCAATCCCCAATCCCCAATCCCCAACGAAAGCTATTTCTCCACTGGGATTTAGAACCAGCTTTACAAAATGCCGATTTTGTGATGACGTTGCGGCTGCAAAAGGAACGCATGACTCAGCATTTGCTGCCTAGTCTGCGAGAATACCATCAACGGTATGGGATAACACGCGATCGCCTGAAACTCTGCCAACAGAACGTTAAAGTGCTGCATCCAGGGCCAGTTAATCGTGGCGTGGAAATTAGTTCTGACCTGATGGACGACCCCCAGTTCAGTTTAATCTCCCAGCAGGTGACGAGCGGCGTTGCCGTTCGCATGGCACTACTTTACCTGATGGGCAGCGGTAAATCTTAATTTGTGGGTCAGCATCTTGCCATCCCCTCACTGTTAATATTTTCATAGGCTTAGGGCGCTGGATCGATCACAATAGATCCAGTTCCTTGCTCAGGATTTCAACTTGATGAATGGTGTCACCAGTCTTTTAAACACTCCCACTCAACACCACAAAGGAGACAACTTTGCCATCTCCTTTGCTCCCTTGTCACTGGAAGAAGTTTATGCCTTAGGAGATGACCCAGGTAACGGTGCCATTGTGGTGATGAGTGGAATGGTTCGCAATCAAACCGATGGTAGACCAGTAGTTGCCTTGGAGTATCAAGCTTATGAGCCGATGGCTTTACAAATCTTTAGACAAATTGCCGCTGATATCCGCCAAACATGGCAAGATGTCAATCGGGTTGTAATTCACCATCGCATCGGACGCTTAGAAATTGGTCAAATCAGCGTGCTAGTAGCTGTGGGTTGTCCTCACCGTTCGGAAGCCTTTGAAGCCTGCCAATATGCGATTGATACCCTAAAGCACAACGCTCCAATTTGGAAAAAGGAACATTGGGCGGATGGTTCTAGTAGTTGGGTGAGTATTGGTGCTTGCGAAACTCAACAAGAGGGTTGCTAAGTCGCTAATTGGCATTTGTTGCAAAACTTTAAGTTTTCAGGTGTCGTAGGTTGCAGTTTGTAACTATTGCTTTATCTCCGGAAAATTATCCTTTAGACTGAGTTGCAATTCATAAATTTGAGATAAGCAGGGTTAGATAAATGCCAAATCTGCACTGGCACGATTATTTACTTTTCGCTTCTTTAGTTGCTAGTATTGCGGGACTTTTTTTACTATCTGATGGCGACTCAACTCAAGCTTCTGAGCTTGAGACAAGTGAGCAAATGCTGTTATCAATGAGCTTTTCTTACTGGATAGTACACTGCGTCATGGTAGGTATCCTGAAGCTTTGGCATCCTGAGTGGGAAATCTTATCAATTAATTTGAGGTTGACGGCTGCTTTTTCTTACTTGTTGACCTTTTCTTGCATACTGTCTCTCCCGCTACACAGAATGTCAGTACGTCAAGTAGAGTAATGTCAAGTTTGGATTTTCAATTGGTTCAAAGTATTAGGTTGTTAAGCGTGATTAACGCATTCTATAAATAGAAGGAAACAGCCACTCAATTGAATCTTGTCAAAAAAATCACCCCATTTCCAAGAAACTTGGTAAAAATATGGGGTGATTTTAACTTAATGAGTTTAGGCTAAAATACTACGGACAACGACCGACATTCAATGAGTTTGAACTAGGATAGCCGTAAGAAATCCATCCGGCAACCGGGGCGGTAATTTGTACCCAAGCACGGCGATCGCTATCGTAAGTTAAGTCTGGAGGACTCTTCGCGAGAGTAACGCGATCGCCAAGTCTGATTCCACCAACTCTGGTGCCAGTTTTGTTGGGGCCACTACGAATAGCCAAACCCTCACTTCCTCTGTACGTAACTACGCGACAGAGGCTGGAAGGTTGAACAGGGGGAGGATTGTTTGCTCCAGTGCAGGGTTTAAGGTATTGTGCCTGTACGTAACCCGTAGCAGGCGCATTAATGGCAATCCAACCAGCACTACCATTATCTGCCAGAGTAACTGTTTCGTTGGGAGCTAAGGTTCTAATCGTTTGACTCGTGGTTGAACGCTGTGCGTAGACAAAAATCCGCTGATTAACGGCGCGGCACTGTCCCACAAGTCCCTGTGCTAGTAGCAACTCGCCCTGAGGCTGAATAGAATTTGGTTGTGATTCTTGAATAGAGCTATATGTGGTGCTGTTAGTGACCGCAGTGGCGGAGAGATTCAAGCCCCCCGCAGCGGTTAATCCGACAGCAAACAGGGTAACAGGCATTGCCCAGTGGCTCTTTGTTTTCATACGCTACACTCCTCATCTCACCAAAACGTTTGTGTTAGAAGCTTCCACATCGAAAAGCATCCCCGCAGTCGAGACTTGTTTTTCATAATGGTTGACTGATTAGCTGGCGCATTTCTATCAACCCGTCCCTACATCACTAAGCAATAGGATAGTTAAGTTCGCGGAAGCTTCTTAGTCAAATAGCATACAGAAAAATTAGTGTTAAATACATGAAAAAGGGGAATATTGTCAAGCGGTGTGCGGGAAGTGAAGTTATTGGGTAGGCTCGTGTGGAGCAGGCAAGATGCCCGCCCTACAGTAGTTCAGGGCTTACGCACGTCAACACACTGTAGGGGCATGGCATTGCCATGCCCCTACGACAGAATCAGCCATTCACTAATTAACTGCGTAAGTCCTGTAGTTCAAGACACATTTTTTCCCAACTTCAAAAATTCACCCGGACATCAGCCAAACGGCGATTCCGTCCCACCGTGAGAATTGCCGAAGCTGGACGACGAGCTAAGAAAGTTTGCAAGTCTTGAACTCCCCTAAGACGACGACCATTAATAGCAATGATTCTGTCTCCGGGTCTGATTCCGATATTCGCAGCAGGCGAGCCTGGCTGTACCCCCAAAACTACCAGTGTCCCTGTATCTACAGTCAC
This window encodes:
- a CDS encoding aspartate carbamoyltransferase catalytic subunit; this translates as MPTTNWTRHHILSLADFTPDEYDTVLQTAASFQEVLSRRTKKVPTLQGQVVANLFFESSTRTRSSFELAAKRLSADTLNFAAATSSLTKGETILDTAKTYLAMGADMMVIRHREAGVPQAIALEMDRLRSRVGVLNAGDGQHEHPSQALLDLFTICTLLDPGHPRLELLKDKKIVIVGDILHSRVARSNIWSLTATGAEVHLAGPPTLLPQLFAAYGSQGLEGEAIPQSPIPNPQRKLFLHWDLEPALQNADFVMTLRLQKERMTQHLLPSLREYHQRYGITRDRLKLCQQNVKVLHPGPVNRGVEISSDLMDDPQFSLISQQVTSGVAVRMALLYLMGSGKS
- a CDS encoding SH3 domain-containing protein, whose amino-acid sequence is MKTKSHWAMPVTLFAVGLTAAGGLNLSATAVTNSTTYSSIQESQPNSIQPQGELLLAQGLVGQCRAVNQRIFVYAQRSTTSQTIRTLAPNETVTLADNGSAGWIAINAPATGYVQAQYLKPCTGANNPPPVQPSSLCRVVTYRGSEGLAIRSGPNKTGTRVGGIRLGDRVTLAKSPPDLTYDSDRRAWVQITAPVAGWISYGYPSSNSLNVGRCP
- a CDS encoding molybdenum cofactor biosynthesis protein MoaE, whose product is MNGVTSLLNTPTQHHKGDNFAISFAPLSLEEVYALGDDPGNGAIVVMSGMVRNQTDGRPVVALEYQAYEPMALQIFRQIAADIRQTWQDVNRVVIHHRIGRLEIGQISVLVAVGCPHRSEAFEACQYAIDTLKHNAPIWKKEHWADGSSSWVSIGACETQQEGC
- the mgtE gene encoding magnesium transporter, producing the protein MLTQEGRVALADIGDLNQLKSELNGLPAVDVGDYIVELPPEKRAIAFRLLKKDPAIDVFEYLPPEVQEELINSLHDNQVVQIVEAMRPDDRAELFDELPAGVVRRLLQQLSPSERQATARILGYPEGTAGRVMTTEYVWLREGLTVGEALSKIRLSDEDKETIYYAYVTDNNRKLVRVVSLRQLLFSIPDALIRDIASDRVVKATTETPQEEVAQLMKRYDLIAVPVVDREDRLVGIITIDDVVDILEEEATEDIQKLAGVSGGDEAALSPPHVTLRKRLPWLLGNIGLYIGAASAIAPFQGVISVVPVLAVIMPILSNTSGNVAIQALSVTVRGLGVGEVTPEDTLKILRKEILAGLGTALALSFALGILSLIWSPPNDRWVALVAAMVMAVNVIVAATLGTLLPMGLKRVNLDPALISGPLLTTMLDAVGFLTFLSLISVALRVVAHN